Proteins from a genomic interval of Deltaproteobacteria bacterium:
- the clpB gene encoding ATP-dependent chaperone ClpB, which produces MRFEKMTLKVQESIRAAQQMAEDLGHQQIEAEHAIKSLMSESDAILIPIFQKLGVQPQQVMDGLNDNLGKLPKIGGAGAGQTYISQNLKKMLDDAFKEASQLHDEYVSAEHILLAAVSTDAPIGRLFARLGVTRERLLQALQDVRGSHRVTDQNPEDKYQALERFCRDLTELARLGKLDPVIGRDDEIRRIIQVLSRRTKNNPVLIGEPGVGKTAIVEGLAQRIVGGDIPESLRDKRVLALDMGSLVAGSKYRGEFEDRLKAVLKEISEAHGSIVLFIDEIHTMVGAGAAEGAMDASNMLKPALARGELRCVGATTIDEYRKRVEKDPALERRFQPIMVNEPSLEDTIAILRGLKERYELHHGVRIQNSAIVAAAVLSNRYITDRFLPDKAVDLIDEASSRLRIEIDSMPEELDQMERKAVQMEIEREALKKESDPASKKRLEKLEQELAEIQEKSRDLKMRWQNEKAAYQKVQTIKEQLDQIQKEAAAAQRSGDLTRASELLYGRKRELEAQLKAEQQRLGEVQEGCSFFKEEVDSDDIAELVSKWTGIPVSKMLEGDREKMIHMESNLKKRVVAQDEAIQAVSNAVRRARAGIQDPNRPIGSFIFMGPTGVGKTELARALAEFMFDDEQAMVRLDMSEFMEKHSVARLIGAPPGYVGYEEGGYLTEAVRRRPYTVVLFDEIEKAHPEVFNALLQILDDGRMTDGKGRTVDFKNTIIIMTSNIGSQWITELRETDEEEMRRRVMDALNAQFKPEFLNRVDDIVIFHKLKKENLNSIIEIQLGLLRKRLQDQRLSLKLTDRSKEFLAEKGYDPVYGARPLKRAIQKYILDELALKLLEGNFKEGDEIVMDIDGSGQVEFRHAA; this is translated from the coding sequence ATGCGATTCGAAAAGATGACTTTGAAAGTTCAGGAGAGCATCCGGGCGGCTCAGCAGATGGCGGAAGATCTCGGCCACCAACAGATCGAAGCCGAGCATGCGATCAAAAGCCTGATGAGCGAGTCCGATGCGATTCTCATACCGATATTCCAAAAACTGGGTGTCCAGCCTCAACAGGTGATGGACGGATTGAACGACAACTTGGGCAAGTTGCCTAAAATCGGAGGAGCCGGAGCCGGGCAGACGTACATCTCCCAGAACCTGAAGAAAATGTTGGATGACGCGTTCAAAGAGGCGTCGCAGCTCCACGATGAATACGTGAGCGCCGAGCATATTCTCCTGGCCGCTGTGAGTACGGATGCTCCCATTGGCAGGCTGTTCGCCCGACTGGGGGTTACGCGGGAAAGATTGCTCCAGGCTCTGCAGGACGTAAGGGGAAGCCATCGTGTGACCGATCAGAATCCGGAAGACAAGTATCAGGCTCTGGAACGTTTTTGCCGCGACTTGACCGAACTGGCGCGGCTCGGAAAGCTGGACCCGGTGATCGGCCGCGACGACGAGATCCGACGAATCATTCAGGTGTTGAGCCGACGGACAAAGAACAACCCGGTTCTCATAGGCGAACCCGGCGTCGGAAAGACCGCCATAGTGGAAGGTTTGGCGCAGCGCATTGTGGGAGGGGATATTCCGGAAAGCCTTCGAGACAAACGGGTGCTGGCGCTGGATATGGGTTCTCTGGTGGCCGGCTCGAAGTACCGTGGAGAGTTCGAGGATCGGTTGAAGGCGGTGTTGAAAGAGATTTCTGAAGCGCACGGGTCCATTGTGCTTTTCATCGATGAAATCCATACCATGGTTGGAGCCGGCGCCGCGGAAGGCGCCATGGACGCCTCCAACATGCTGAAACCGGCCCTGGCGCGCGGAGAACTGCGCTGCGTCGGCGCCACGACAATTGACGAATATCGCAAGCGCGTGGAAAAGGATCCGGCTCTGGAGCGGCGTTTTCAGCCCATCATGGTGAACGAGCCTTCTCTCGAAGACACCATTGCCATCCTGCGTGGTCTTAAAGAGCGCTACGAGCTGCACCATGGCGTGCGGATTCAGAATTCGGCCATCGTTGCAGCGGCCGTGTTATCCAACCGTTATATCACGGACCGTTTTCTGCCGGACAAGGCTGTGGATCTGATAGACGAAGCCTCCAGCCGGCTTCGCATCGAAATCGATTCCATGCCGGAAGAGCTGGACCAGATGGAACGGAAAGCCGTTCAGATGGAAATCGAGCGCGAAGCCTTGAAAAAGGAATCGGATCCTGCGTCCAAAAAGCGTCTCGAGAAGCTGGAACAGGAACTGGCCGAGATCCAGGAGAAGAGCCGTGACCTGAAAATGCGTTGGCAGAACGAGAAGGCGGCCTACCAGAAAGTTCAGACCATTAAAGAACAGTTGGATCAGATTCAGAAGGAGGCAGCGGCGGCTCAACGGTCCGGCGATCTGACCCGAGCCTCGGAACTGCTTTACGGGCGGAAACGGGAACTCGAGGCCCAACTGAAAGCCGAGCAACAACGGCTGGGCGAAGTGCAGGAAGGTTGTTCCTTTTTCAAGGAGGAAGTGGACTCCGACGACATCGCCGAATTGGTGTCCAAATGGACGGGAATTCCCGTGTCCAAAATGCTCGAAGGGGACCGGGAAAAAATGATTCACATGGAAAGCAACCTCAAAAAACGGGTAGTGGCCCAAGACGAAGCCATTCAGGCCGTCTCCAATGCCGTGCGGCGAGCCCGGGCCGGTATTCAGGACCCCAATCGCCCCATCGGGTCGTTTATCTTTATGGGGCCTACCGGCGTGGGAAAAACCGAACTGGCTCGCGCCCTGGCGGAATTCATGTTCGATGACGAGCAGGCAATGGTGCGTCTGGATATGAGCGAGTTCATGGAAAAACATTCCGTGGCCCGTCTGATCGGTGCGCCTCCGGGGTACGTGGGTTATGAAGAGGGCGGTTACCTGACGGAAGCTGTTCGCCGCAGGCCCTATACGGTGGTGCTGTTTGACGAAATCGAAAAGGCGCACCCCGAGGTGTTCAACGCGTTGCTGCAGATCCTGGATGACGGTCGCATGACCGATGGCAAGGGACGTACCGTGGACTTCAAAAACACCATCATCATCATGACCTCCAATATCGGCAGCCAGTGGATCACCGAATTGAGAGAGACGGATGAAGAGGAAATGCGCCGCCGTGTCATGGATGCGTTGAATGCACAGTTTAAGCCCGAGTTTCTGAACCGGGTGGACGATATCGTGATCTTCCATAAACTCAAAAAGGAAAACCTGAACAGCATCATCGAAATTCAGCTCGGCCTCCTTCGAAAACGTCTTCAGGATCAGAGGCTTTCGTTGAAGTTGACGGATCGGTCCAAGGAGTTCCTCGCGGAAAAGGGCTACGATCCGGTTTACGGGGCCAGACCGCTCAAACGCGCCATTCAGAAATACATTCTGGACGAGCTGGCCCTGAAGCTGCTGGAAGGCAATTTCAAGGAAGGCGACGAGATTGTAATGGATATTGATGGATCCGGGCAGGTCGAGTTCAGGCACGCGGCCTGA
- the metG gene encoding methionine--tRNA ligase produces the protein MPKTFYVTTPIYYVNAEPHLGHAYTTIVADVVTRYHRLIGEDAFFLTGTDEHGDKIMQAAQRAGEDPKTYVDRISNIFRKTWPALNVQYSKFIRTTDPEHQAVVQQILQNVYDKGDIYFGEYGGMYCFGCERFYTERETVDGMCPDHKAPLQPIREENYFFRMSRYQEWLIDKIQGNPEFIQPERYRNEVLSFLKEPLEDLCISRPKSRLQWGISLPFDDRYVTYVWFDALINYISALGYPDGENFEKYWRESHHLIAKDILKPHGIYWPCMLKAAGIEPYQSLHVHGYWNVNESKMSKSVGNVTEPLKLKDVYGLDAFRYFLMREMVFGLDSNFSEDALIQRINSDLANDLGNLFSRSAGMLKKYFKAVVPRPSQFDAPDDDLAAEARKVRLEYVESMNQFAFHKALMAVWELINHVNRYIDHEAPWVLHKEERLERLSTVMAATFGAIHLVSLLIAPFMPDTSQEMRSRMGLDSDSTVPVTSGELDFESLIPVENSVKKAGALFPRIEKTEDTTPAVEQAKPSIKTKSPISIKEFMKIDLRTGVIRHAEPVPNSDKLLKLVVDIGEPRTVVSGIAKHYAPTDLVGKQVVLVVNLDPVKLMGIESQGMILACEHGKDLFLTTVDGKISPGDPVL, from the coding sequence ATGCCAAAGACCTTTTACGTTACTACACCCATCTATTACGTAAATGCTGAACCCCACTTGGGACATGCATATACGACGATCGTTGCAGATGTGGTGACTAGATACCATCGGCTCATTGGAGAAGACGCGTTTTTTCTGACCGGTACGGACGAGCACGGGGATAAGATCATGCAGGCCGCCCAAAGGGCCGGCGAGGACCCGAAGACCTATGTGGATCGCATCAGCAACATTTTTCGCAAGACCTGGCCTGCGCTGAACGTCCAATACTCCAAGTTCATCCGCACTACCGACCCCGAGCACCAGGCCGTGGTGCAACAGATCCTTCAAAACGTCTACGACAAGGGAGACATCTATTTCGGCGAGTACGGAGGCATGTACTGTTTCGGCTGCGAACGCTTCTATACGGAGCGTGAAACGGTGGACGGTATGTGCCCGGACCACAAAGCCCCGCTTCAGCCCATCCGTGAAGAAAACTACTTTTTTCGCATGAGCCGATATCAGGAATGGCTCATCGACAAGATCCAAGGAAATCCAGAGTTCATACAGCCTGAGCGTTACAGAAACGAAGTGCTTTCATTTCTTAAAGAGCCATTGGAAGACCTTTGCATATCCAGGCCCAAGTCCAGGCTCCAGTGGGGCATCTCGCTCCCGTTCGACGACCGGTACGTGACGTATGTCTGGTTCGATGCGCTGATCAACTATATCAGCGCTCTTGGATATCCGGATGGCGAAAACTTCGAGAAGTACTGGAGAGAGAGCCATCACTTGATTGCAAAGGACATCCTTAAGCCGCATGGTATTTACTGGCCCTGCATGTTGAAGGCGGCCGGAATAGAGCCCTACCAAAGTCTGCATGTACACGGCTACTGGAACGTCAACGAGAGTAAAATGAGCAAGTCGGTCGGCAACGTGACTGAGCCGCTGAAACTGAAAGACGTTTACGGATTGGACGCGTTCCGGTATTTCCTCATGCGCGAAATGGTTTTTGGACTGGATTCCAACTTCAGCGAGGACGCACTGATCCAGCGTATCAATTCGGACCTGGCCAACGACCTGGGCAATCTGTTCAGCCGTAGCGCCGGTATGCTGAAAAAATATTTCAAAGCAGTAGTCCCACGTCCATCCCAATTTGATGCGCCCGATGACGACCTGGCTGCGGAGGCTCGAAAGGTCCGGCTGGAATACGTTGAAAGTATGAACCAGTTTGCGTTTCATAAAGCACTCATGGCCGTGTGGGAACTCATCAACCACGTTAACCGCTACATCGATCACGAAGCACCTTGGGTTTTGCACAAGGAAGAGCGTTTAGAGCGGCTTTCCACGGTTATGGCCGCCACGTTCGGGGCCATTCATCTCGTGTCCCTGCTGATCGCCCCGTTCATGCCCGATACGTCCCAAGAGATGCGCAGTCGCATGGGGCTCGATTCGGATTCTACCGTTCCTGTAACGTCTGGAGAGTTGGATTTCGAATCCCTGATTCCCGTAGAGAATTCGGTCAAGAAAGCCGGCGCTTTGTTTCCGCGTATCGAGAAAACGGAGGATACCACTCCTGCGGTCGAGCAGGCCAAACCGTCGATCAAGACCAAGTCTCCCATATCGATCAAGGAATTCATGAAGATCGACTTGCGTACAGGGGTGATCCGGCATGCCGAACCGGTGCCCAATTCGGACAAGCTGTTGAAGCTCGTCGTGGATATCGGTGAGCCGCGGACGGTTGTGTCCGGTATAGCCAAGCATTACGCTCCCACGGATCTCGTCGGTAAACAGGTGGTCCTTGTTGTAAACCTCGATCCCGTCAAGCTCATGGGCATCGAGTCCCAAGGGATGATTCTGGCTTGTGAACACGGAAAAGATCTGTTTTTAACCACCGTGGACGGCAAGATCTCTCCGGGAGATCCCGTGCTTTAA
- a CDS encoding stage 0 sporulation family protein, protein MPKIAGVRFRPYGKTYDFDCGHFVLKPEDRVIVKTDLGMSLGTVVAAPRKVEDDKTPQNLKPVFRLATAEDIEQYEQNLQTEKDAHAFCQECIRNRKLDMNLVMVEMLFDNSKIIFYFTADGRIDFRELVKDLVQKFRTRIEMRQIGVRNQTKMVGGLGGCGRELCCTLFIEKFEPVSVKMAKEQQLSLNPSKISGLCGRLMCCLAFEYPQYVQARERMPGCGENVECPCCKGRVVRQNVVKETIYVETEDGKEVEVPVADLTLETPPGKNKKKQP, encoded by the coding sequence ATGCCGAAAATTGCAGGGGTGCGTTTTCGCCCCTATGGGAAAACATACGATTTCGACTGCGGGCATTTTGTGCTCAAGCCGGAAGACCGCGTAATCGTCAAGACGGACTTGGGAATGAGTCTTGGAACCGTGGTCGCGGCCCCTCGCAAAGTCGAGGATGACAAGACCCCCCAGAATCTAAAGCCTGTTTTCAGGCTGGCGACCGCGGAAGACATCGAACAGTATGAACAGAATCTTCAGACCGAAAAAGACGCTCATGCTTTCTGCCAGGAATGCATTCGCAATCGCAAGCTGGATATGAATCTGGTTATGGTCGAGATGCTGTTCGACAACTCGAAGATTATTTTCTATTTCACCGCCGATGGCCGCATCGACTTCCGAGAACTCGTCAAAGATCTGGTTCAAAAGTTCCGCACCCGGATTGAGATGCGCCAGATCGGAGTTCGCAATCAGACCAAAATGGTTGGCGGTCTCGGAGGTTGCGGTCGTGAGTTGTGCTGCACACTATTTATCGAAAAATTTGAGCCGGTTTCCGTCAAGATGGCCAAAGAGCAGCAGCTTTCCTTGAATCCATCGAAAATTTCCGGGCTGTGCGGCCGTCTCATGTGCTGCCTGGCCTTCGAATATCCGCAGTACGTGCAAGCGAGGGAACGCATGCCCGGATGTGGAGAGAATGTGGAATGTCCCTGCTGCAAAGGGCGTGTGGTCCGACAAAACGTTGTGAAAGAGACCATATACGTTGAAACGGAGGATGGGAAGGAAGTTGAAGTCCCGGTTGCAGACCTCACCTTGGAAACACCGCCCGGCAAGAACAAGAAAAAGCAACCATAG
- the holB gene encoding DNA polymerase III subunit delta' yields the protein MSFQGIVGHARQIELLRRAIRNGSLHHALLITGIRGVGKKTMARALARGLVCQDPATGDACGQCPACRKFDRGVHPDVYEVLPDGKFMKIEQIREIKRKLLFHPVLGEHRVFLVFEAQHMNRDAANALLKSLEEPPPGNYLILTSPDDRALLPTIVSRCQRIDLSPLPDRTVEDFLAARTDVRKSEAAEMAKLCGGSLGRAMEANAAEKDPATSFSHRRNEVILQLQQLKNNGIRTNLLLAKTWSNEQSEADELFDIFRFWLRDQLVSQYRGYRVQTGGPHHTSVGSKGQEPLRPDRIYRMMDEVELASKALRQNANKRLVFEVLLLRLAEA from the coding sequence ATGTCTTTTCAAGGCATAGTAGGGCACGCTCGCCAGATCGAACTTCTTCGCCGGGCCATACGAAACGGATCTCTACACCACGCACTATTGATCACCGGAATACGCGGGGTAGGGAAGAAGACGATGGCCAGGGCTCTGGCCCGTGGCCTCGTGTGTCAGGATCCGGCCACAGGGGATGCGTGCGGGCAATGCCCGGCCTGCCGGAAATTCGACCGCGGGGTTCATCCGGACGTGTACGAGGTCCTTCCGGACGGCAAGTTTATGAAGATCGAGCAGATTCGTGAGATCAAACGCAAACTCCTGTTCCATCCCGTGCTCGGGGAACACCGGGTCTTTCTCGTGTTCGAAGCTCAACATATGAATCGGGACGCCGCCAACGCGCTGCTCAAAAGCCTCGAGGAACCTCCTCCCGGAAACTACCTGATCCTGACGTCCCCGGACGACCGAGCTCTCCTGCCCACCATTGTTTCACGGTGTCAAAGGATCGACTTGAGTCCGCTACCGGATCGAACGGTGGAGGACTTCCTGGCAGCAAGAACGGACGTCAGGAAATCGGAGGCAGCCGAAATGGCAAAACTCTGCGGAGGCAGCCTGGGGAGAGCCATGGAAGCCAACGCCGCTGAAAAGGACCCCGCAACCTCCTTTTCCCATCGGCGTAACGAGGTGATCCTGCAGTTGCAGCAGTTGAAAAATAATGGTATTAGAACCAACTTGCTTTTGGCAAAGACTTGGAGCAATGAGCAGAGCGAAGCGGATGAATTGTTCGATATCTTCCGATTTTGGCTTCGAGACCAGTTAGTGTCTCAATATCGGGGCTACCGGGTTCAAACTGGTGGCCCACATCACACTTCCGTTGGATCTAAAGGACAGGAACCGCTCCGTCCGGATCGGATCTACAGGATGATGGATGAAGTGGAGCTTGCTTCGAAAGCCCTGCGGCAAAATGCCAACAAAAGGCTGGTCTTTGAAGTGCTGCTGCTCCGGCTGGCCGAAGCGTAA
- a CDS encoding dTMP kinase, whose product MFITFEGLDGVGKTTQVRMLQQALIGLQHNVLVTREPGGTRIGARIRSLLLDERNSDLTPTAELFLYLADRSQHLAEVILPALKSGKWVLCDRFVDATIAYQGYARGGDIGWISELNARATGSLSPDLTFLLDCPVEVALGRIRHRNNAASGRLSEKRFDMERIEFHRKVREGYLALAGSSNGKARYRVVDASRSAEAIHRVLLLEVLDRLRVYERN is encoded by the coding sequence GTGTTCATTACCTTCGAAGGTCTGGACGGTGTTGGAAAAACCACCCAAGTCCGGATGTTGCAGCAGGCGTTAATCGGGTTGCAGCATAACGTTCTGGTTACCCGCGAACCGGGGGGCACTCGCATCGGTGCACGGATTCGGTCTTTGTTGCTCGATGAACGGAATTCGGATCTTACACCCACGGCCGAACTGTTTCTGTACCTCGCGGACAGGTCTCAACATCTTGCCGAAGTGATTCTTCCGGCTCTGAAAAGCGGCAAATGGGTGTTGTGCGACAGGTTCGTCGACGCCACCATCGCGTATCAGGGTTATGCCAGAGGCGGGGATATCGGATGGATCTCAGAGTTGAATGCACGCGCCACCGGATCGCTTTCTCCCGATTTGACATTCCTGCTGGATTGCCCGGTGGAGGTCGCTCTGGGACGCATCCGCCATCGAAATAACGCCGCCTCCGGGCGGCTGTCCGAGAAACGGTTCGATATGGAACGGATCGAGTTCCATAGAAAGGTAAGGGAAGGGTATCTGGCGTTGGCCGGCTCCTCGAACGGGAAAGCGCGTTACCGAGTCGTTGATGCCTCACGATCCGCCGAAGCCATACATCGGGTCCTTCTTCTGGAGGTTTTGGACAGGTTGCGAGTGTACGAGCGAAATTAA
- a CDS encoding class I SAM-dependent methyltransferase, with the protein MERMNTFVRSLSDILTGANYDRTAELLGFGRSFYRTAADLIPTNPYSRILELGCGTASLTLAIADKHGGKGWFHGMDLRPWKLSFAQLKAREARVSFEPYRRSMRTLPFESASMDMVVAGPSFHQASPALRRRALNETGRVLKPKGVFALIDWSKPRFGLMALILFPLLMFKTSGDHWNNTYPMLCRDENLLLIMDTYVNSVIRCQVFRKA; encoded by the coding sequence ATGGAAAGGATGAACACGTTCGTTCGAAGCCTATCCGACATCTTGACCGGCGCCAACTATGACCGAACGGCCGAATTATTGGGGTTCGGACGTTCGTTTTACCGAACCGCCGCTGATCTGATTCCAACCAATCCGTATAGTCGTATCCTGGAACTGGGTTGCGGCACAGCCTCGCTGACCCTGGCCATTGCCGATAAGCACGGGGGCAAAGGGTGGTTTCATGGGATGGACCTCCGCCCGTGGAAACTATCCTTTGCCCAGTTAAAAGCCCGAGAGGCGCGGGTTTCTTTTGAACCATACCGCCGCTCGATGAGGACGCTGCCGTTTGAATCGGCTTCCATGGACATGGTGGTGGCCGGCCCGTCTTTTCACCAAGCCTCCCCGGCCCTTCGGAGAAGGGCCCTCAACGAAACGGGCAGGGTGTTAAAGCCGAAGGGCGTTTTTGCTCTTATCGACTGGAGCAAGCCCAGGTTCGGCTTGATGGCGCTGATCCTCTTTCCGCTGCTCATGTTCAAAACATCCGGAGATCATTGGAACAATACCTACCCGATGTTGTGTCGCGACGAAAACCTCCTCTTGATAATGGATACATACGTGAACTCGGTGATCCGATGTCAGGTTTTTAGAAAAGCCTGA
- a CDS encoding multicopper oxidase family protein produces MPISRRAFLKAALGAAAASGLPSLPVQRAFAAADRKVHEFEFVASIEKVKVGGGPEFKAWTYNGQAPGPLIRVPEGDVIRVKLINRLPMETTVHWHGLPVPNGMDGVPNVTQDPVPPGGEFLYEFTAEPAGTFMYHSHVMYQLDQGLIGGLIIDPRKEKRGYDQEEIVVLDDVVMRDDGATAPVPRRPPMGMGMGMGMGGGMMGMGDMMGMGCDMMGMGGTMAMGGTMGMGGMMPLLEPIYDGYAVNGNIGAAIKPIVVNKGDRIKLRILNPSSATIYYLQLSGHPMVITHTDSRPVQPIATDILRIAMGERYDVEVIANNPGHWVLAAMERGYGESRVRIPFIYKGIRDRGPMPPDFGPGRRMITVWDMQAPYPLGPRPGPVHRLYPQMLSGGMHSPYWTINGMMYPNSEKLSARLGERVRFGYRNHSMMPHPMHLHGHFFKIVNPALPPELWIMKDTVIVDPMQYIEIEYVADNPGNWIHHCHNLYHMEAGMANLALVLG; encoded by the coding sequence ATGCCTATCTCTCGTCGAGCGTTCTTGAAGGCCGCATTAGGTGCAGCAGCGGCGAGTGGTCTGCCTTCGCTTCCGGTTCAGCGAGCATTCGCAGCAGCGGACAGGAAGGTGCATGAATTCGAATTTGTCGCTTCCATCGAGAAAGTCAAAGTCGGCGGCGGCCCCGAATTCAAGGCTTGGACTTACAACGGACAAGCGCCCGGCCCATTGATCCGGGTGCCCGAAGGAGACGTCATTCGGGTCAAATTGATCAATCGGTTGCCCATGGAAACCACCGTGCACTGGCACGGTCTTCCGGTGCCGAATGGAATGGACGGCGTTCCTAACGTCACCCAGGACCCGGTGCCTCCGGGAGGCGAGTTTTTATACGAATTCACGGCGGAACCGGCCGGAACGTTCATGTACCATTCCCACGTCATGTATCAATTGGACCAGGGATTGATCGGCGGACTGATCATCGATCCCCGGAAGGAGAAGCGAGGTTACGACCAGGAAGAAATTGTGGTTCTGGATGACGTGGTGATGAGGGACGATGGAGCTACGGCCCCGGTTCCCCGCCGCCCGCCGATGGGTATGGGTATGGGCATGGGCATGGGCGGAGGAATGATGGGCATGGGTGACATGATGGGCATGGGCTGCGATATGATGGGCATGGGAGGCACGATGGCCATGGGCGGCACGATGGGCATGGGCGGCATGATGCCTCTGCTGGAACCCATATACGACGGCTACGCGGTGAACGGGAACATCGGGGCGGCGATCAAGCCCATCGTTGTCAATAAAGGGGATCGTATCAAACTCCGCATCCTGAACCCTTCCTCAGCTACGATCTACTACCTGCAGTTGTCGGGACACCCGATGGTCATCACCCACACGGACAGCCGTCCGGTGCAACCCATCGCGACGGATATCCTGCGGATCGCCATGGGGGAGCGGTACGACGTGGAGGTGATCGCCAACAATCCCGGCCATTGGGTGCTGGCCGCTATGGAAAGGGGCTACGGCGAAAGCCGGGTCCGGATCCCCTTCATCTACAAGGGCATTCGAGATAGAGGACCGATGCCGCCCGATTTCGGTCCCGGCCGCCGCATGATCACGGTCTGGGATATGCAGGCGCCTTATCCCTTAGGCCCGCGGCCGGGTCCGGTACACCGTCTTTATCCCCAGATGCTTTCCGGCGGCATGCATTCGCCGTACTGGACCATCAATGGTATGATGTATCCCAACAGCGAGAAATTATCGGCCCGTCTCGGCGAAAGGGTGCGTTTCGGTTACCGAAATCATAGCATGATGCCGCACCCCATGCATCTGCATGGGCACTTTTTCAAGATCGTCAACCCGGCGCTTCCACCGGAACTCTGGATCATGAAGGATACAGTCATCGTCGACCCGATGCAGTATATCGAAATCGAGTACGTGGCGGACAATCCGGGCAATTGGATACATCATTGCCACAACCTGTATCACATGGAGGCCGGGATGGCGAACCTGGCGCTGGTTCTGGGATAG
- a CDS encoding FtsX-like permease family protein, translating into MHWVERNRNYINFTLSSLLRRKGKNFSLFLVYTLVVFVLSSVIFFSQAIRMEAETILQDAPQMVVQRMAAGRHEMIPVSYMDAIDHILGVRNVESRLWGYYYHQAAGANYTIIAKPDFQYADDEVIVGAGVKRTWESMSPEGLFFKAYNGDVLVMKIADAIDPESELVSSDLIVMSEATFRKLFGTPDGVATDLALTIRNETESPIIAEKIAQILPDTRTISRSEIVRTYAALFDLRSGYIIVILSMSILAFFIFAWDKATGLSAQEKAEIGILKALGWDTSDVLIMKFWEGTVISLTSFLVGVILAYLHVFFADATLFEHALKGWGALYPKFTLKPTVNAFQIATLFFLTVVPYSLITIFPTWSAASGDPDAVMRQA; encoded by the coding sequence ATGCACTGGGTCGAGCGAAATCGCAACTATATTAATTTCACCTTGTCTTCGTTATTGAGGCGAAAGGGCAAGAACTTCTCCCTGTTTCTGGTCTACACCCTTGTCGTATTCGTCCTTTCTTCGGTCATCTTTTTCAGCCAGGCCATACGCATGGAAGCTGAAACGATCTTGCAGGACGCGCCGCAGATGGTGGTCCAGCGCATGGCGGCCGGTCGGCATGAGATGATCCCCGTGTCCTACATGGATGCCATCGATCACATCCTTGGGGTACGCAATGTGGAGAGCCGTCTATGGGGTTACTATTACCATCAGGCCGCAGGGGCGAATTACACGATCATCGCCAAGCCTGACTTCCAATACGCGGACGATGAAGTGATTGTGGGAGCCGGCGTCAAGCGCACTTGGGAATCCATGAGCCCGGAGGGGCTCTTTTTCAAGGCGTATAACGGAGATGTTCTGGTCATGAAAATTGCCGATGCCATCGACCCGGAATCCGAGTTGGTGTCTTCGGATCTGATTGTAATGTCCGAAGCAACGTTTCGGAAGCTGTTTGGGACACCGGACGGCGTGGCCACCGATCTGGCCCTGACCATCCGGAACGAGACCGAGTCACCGATCATCGCGGAAAAGATCGCTCAGATACTTCCGGACACCCGAACCATATCCCGCAGCGAGATCGTCCGGACGTACGCCGCGTTGTTCGACCTGCGAAGCGGATACATCATTGTCATTCTGAGCATGTCCATTCTGGCGTTCTTCATTTTCGCCTGGGACAAAGCCACCGGTCTTTCCGCGCAGGAGAAGGCCGAGATCGGGATTCTCAAGGCCCTGGGCTGGGATACTTCGGACGTATTGATCATGAAATTCTGGGAAGGGACGGTGATTTCCCTGACCTCGTTCCTCGTGGGAGTCATCCTGGCCTATTTGCATGTCTTCTTCGCCGACGCAACGCTGTTCGAGCACGCTCTGAAGGGATGGGGAGCCCTGTACCCTAAATTCACCCTGAAACCGACAGTGAATGCGTTTCAGATCGCCACCCTATTCTTTTTGACGGTAGTTCCCTATTCGCTGATCACGATCTTCCCGACATGGAGTGCAGCTTCGGGGGATCCGGACGCCGTTATGAGGCAGGCATGA